A genomic stretch from Malus domestica chromosome 15, GDT2T_hap1 includes:
- the LOC103415853 gene encoding arginine--tRNA ligase, cytoplasmic-like isoform X1, producing the protein MLGTHLNLIAPISPSLCRLSCLHPSPSLPATDLLKVASRELIFAAKSHSVSTMATEEENVGNAKQQLAKLFEVSLRRIVPDEQDVAPVIAASTGKFGDYQCNNAMGLWSKIKGKGSEFRGPPSVGQAIMKNLPDSEVIESCSVAGPGFVNVVLSKKWLAKRIQKMLIDGIEKWAPQLPIKRAVVDFSSPNIAKEMHVGHLRSTIIGDTLSRILEFSNVEVLRRNHVGDWGTQFGMLIEFLFEKFPSIEDVNESAIGDLQAFYKASKQRFDDDPAFKERAQRAVVSLQGGEPKYRNAWLKICEISRKEFHKVYERLGVHLEEKGESFYNPYIPGVLKELSDKGLIEESQGARVIFLEGFNIPLIVVKSDGGFNYASTDLAALWYRLNEEKADWIIYVTDVGQQQHFNMFFEAAKRAGWLPTDGALKPKVTHVGFGLVLGEDGKRFRTRSSEVVRLVDLLDEAKDRSKKVLVERGWTEQELNQIAEAVGYGAVKYADLKNNRLTNYTFDFDQMLSDKGNTAVYLLYAHARICSIIRKSGKNIEELKQTGEIVLDHDGERELGLHLLQFSENVEETCTNLLPNVLCEYLYNLSEVFTKKFYSNCQVVGSPEETSRLLLCEATAIVMRKCFNLLGIEPVYKI; encoded by the exons ATGTTAGGTACCCACTTAAACTTGATTGCGCCGATTTCTCCTTCCCTCTGTCGGCTCTCTTGTCTCCACCCCTCTCCTTCCCTCCCCGCCACCG ACTTATTGAAGGTAGCATCTAGAGAGCTTATTTTTGCAGCAAAGTCCCACTCAGTATCGACAATGGCAACT GAAGAAGAGAATGTGGGAAATGCAAAGCAACAGTTGGCAAAACTGTTTGAAGTGTCGCTCAGGAGAATAGTCCCTGACGAGCAAGATGTCGCGCCAGTGATTGCTGCTTCAACTGGGAAGTTTGGCGATTATCAATG TAACAATGCCATGGGTCTATGGtctaaaataaaaggaaagggGAGTGAGTTCAGGGGCCCTCCATCTGTTGGGCAG GCAATCATGAAAAATCTTCCTGATTCGGAGGTCATAGAATCTTGTTCTGTAGCAGGACCTGGATTTGTGAATGTTGTCTTGTCAAAGAAATGGTTGGCTAAG AGAATACAAAAGATGCTTATTGATGGTATCGAGAAATGGGCGCCACAGCTACCGATCAAAAGGGCTGTGGTTGACTTTTCCTCGCCTAATATAGCTAAAGAAATGCATGTGGGTCACCTAAGGTCAACTATTATTGGGGATACGCTATCCCGTATTCTCGAGTTTTCAAATGTAGAAGTTCTTCGACGAAATCATGTTGGTGACTGGGGGACACAG TTCGGTATGTTGATTGAGTTCCTTTTTGAAAAGTTCCCAAGCATAGAAGATGTTAATGAATCGGCTATTGGTGATCTACAG GCATTCTATAAAGCATCAAAACAGAGATTTGATGATGATCCTGCTTTTAAGGAGAGAGCACAACGGGCAGTGGTTTCCCTTCAG GGTGGAGAACCCAAGTACAGAAATGCATGGCTGAAAATCTGCGAAATCAGCCGTAAAGAATTTCACAAGGTCTATGAACGCCTTGGAGTTCATTTAGAGGAAAAG GGAGAGAGTTTTTATAACCCATATATTCCTGGGGTTTTAAAAGAATTGAGTGATAAAGGCTTAATTGAGGAAAGCCAGGGTGCTCGTGTAATCTTTCTGGAAGGGTTTAACATCCCTCTTATTGTTGTCAAGAGCGATGGTGGTTTCAACTATGCTTCAACTGATTTAGCAGCTCTTTg GTATCGCCTTAATGAGGAGAAAGCGGATTGGATCATATATGTTACTGATGTTGGCCAGCAGCAGcattttaatatgttttttgAG GCAGCTAAACGTGCAGGTTGGCTCCCAACTGATGGCGCCTTAAAACCAAAGGTTACCCATGTTGGTTTTGGTCTTGTTCTTGGAGAAGACGGAAAACGCTTTCGTACTCGCTCTAGTGAGGTGGTCCGATTGGTTGATTTGCTTGATGAAGCCAAGGATCGTAGCAAAAAGGTTCTTGTTGAACGTG GCTGGACTGAGCAGGAGCTTAATCAAATTGCTGAGGCTGTTGGTTACGGTGCTGTTAA GTATGCTGATCTGAAGAACAATAGATTAACCAATTACACGTTTGATTTTGATCAAATGCTAAGTGATAAG GGAAACACTGCTGTTTACTTACTCTATGCTCATGCTCGGATCTGTTCCATTATAAGGAAATCTGGCAAAAACATAGAAGAATTGAAACAA ACGGGGGAAATCGTGTTGGATCATGACGGTGAGCGTGAATTGGGGCTTCATTTGCTACAGTTTTCAGAG AACGTGGAGGAGACCTGCACTAATCTATTGCCGAATGTTTTGTGTGAATACCTATACAATTTATCAGAAGTCTTCACCAAAAAATTCTACTCCAATTGCCAG GTTGTCGGGTCTCCCGAGGAAACGAGCAGGCTCTTGCTCTGTGAAGCAACAGCCATTGTGATGAGGAAATGTTTTAATCTGCTCGGTATCGAACCGGTTTACAAGATATGA
- the LOC103415853 gene encoding arginine--tRNA ligase, chloroplastic/mitochondrial-like isoform X2: MATEEENVGNAKQQLAKLFEVSLRRIVPDEQDVAPVIAASTGKFGDYQCNNAMGLWSKIKGKGSEFRGPPSVGQAIMKNLPDSEVIESCSVAGPGFVNVVLSKKWLAKRIQKMLIDGIEKWAPQLPIKRAVVDFSSPNIAKEMHVGHLRSTIIGDTLSRILEFSNVEVLRRNHVGDWGTQFGMLIEFLFEKFPSIEDVNESAIGDLQAFYKASKQRFDDDPAFKERAQRAVVSLQGGEPKYRNAWLKICEISRKEFHKVYERLGVHLEEKGESFYNPYIPGVLKELSDKGLIEESQGARVIFLEGFNIPLIVVKSDGGFNYASTDLAALWYRLNEEKADWIIYVTDVGQQQHFNMFFEAAKRAGWLPTDGALKPKVTHVGFGLVLGEDGKRFRTRSSEVVRLVDLLDEAKDRSKKVLVERGWTEQELNQIAEAVGYGAVKYADLKNNRLTNYTFDFDQMLSDKGNTAVYLLYAHARICSIIRKSGKNIEELKQTGEIVLDHDGERELGLHLLQFSENVEETCTNLLPNVLCEYLYNLSEVFTKKFYSNCQVVGSPEETSRLLLCEATAIVMRKCFNLLGIEPVYKI; this comes from the exons ATGGCAACT GAAGAAGAGAATGTGGGAAATGCAAAGCAACAGTTGGCAAAACTGTTTGAAGTGTCGCTCAGGAGAATAGTCCCTGACGAGCAAGATGTCGCGCCAGTGATTGCTGCTTCAACTGGGAAGTTTGGCGATTATCAATG TAACAATGCCATGGGTCTATGGtctaaaataaaaggaaagggGAGTGAGTTCAGGGGCCCTCCATCTGTTGGGCAG GCAATCATGAAAAATCTTCCTGATTCGGAGGTCATAGAATCTTGTTCTGTAGCAGGACCTGGATTTGTGAATGTTGTCTTGTCAAAGAAATGGTTGGCTAAG AGAATACAAAAGATGCTTATTGATGGTATCGAGAAATGGGCGCCACAGCTACCGATCAAAAGGGCTGTGGTTGACTTTTCCTCGCCTAATATAGCTAAAGAAATGCATGTGGGTCACCTAAGGTCAACTATTATTGGGGATACGCTATCCCGTATTCTCGAGTTTTCAAATGTAGAAGTTCTTCGACGAAATCATGTTGGTGACTGGGGGACACAG TTCGGTATGTTGATTGAGTTCCTTTTTGAAAAGTTCCCAAGCATAGAAGATGTTAATGAATCGGCTATTGGTGATCTACAG GCATTCTATAAAGCATCAAAACAGAGATTTGATGATGATCCTGCTTTTAAGGAGAGAGCACAACGGGCAGTGGTTTCCCTTCAG GGTGGAGAACCCAAGTACAGAAATGCATGGCTGAAAATCTGCGAAATCAGCCGTAAAGAATTTCACAAGGTCTATGAACGCCTTGGAGTTCATTTAGAGGAAAAG GGAGAGAGTTTTTATAACCCATATATTCCTGGGGTTTTAAAAGAATTGAGTGATAAAGGCTTAATTGAGGAAAGCCAGGGTGCTCGTGTAATCTTTCTGGAAGGGTTTAACATCCCTCTTATTGTTGTCAAGAGCGATGGTGGTTTCAACTATGCTTCAACTGATTTAGCAGCTCTTTg GTATCGCCTTAATGAGGAGAAAGCGGATTGGATCATATATGTTACTGATGTTGGCCAGCAGCAGcattttaatatgttttttgAG GCAGCTAAACGTGCAGGTTGGCTCCCAACTGATGGCGCCTTAAAACCAAAGGTTACCCATGTTGGTTTTGGTCTTGTTCTTGGAGAAGACGGAAAACGCTTTCGTACTCGCTCTAGTGAGGTGGTCCGATTGGTTGATTTGCTTGATGAAGCCAAGGATCGTAGCAAAAAGGTTCTTGTTGAACGTG GCTGGACTGAGCAGGAGCTTAATCAAATTGCTGAGGCTGTTGGTTACGGTGCTGTTAA GTATGCTGATCTGAAGAACAATAGATTAACCAATTACACGTTTGATTTTGATCAAATGCTAAGTGATAAG GGAAACACTGCTGTTTACTTACTCTATGCTCATGCTCGGATCTGTTCCATTATAAGGAAATCTGGCAAAAACATAGAAGAATTGAAACAA ACGGGGGAAATCGTGTTGGATCATGACGGTGAGCGTGAATTGGGGCTTCATTTGCTACAGTTTTCAGAG AACGTGGAGGAGACCTGCACTAATCTATTGCCGAATGTTTTGTGTGAATACCTATACAATTTATCAGAAGTCTTCACCAAAAAATTCTACTCCAATTGCCAG GTTGTCGGGTCTCCCGAGGAAACGAGCAGGCTCTTGCTCTGTGAAGCAACAGCCATTGTGATGAGGAAATGTTTTAATCTGCTCGGTATCGAACCGGTTTACAAGATATGA
- the LOC103400733 gene encoding mitogen-activated protein kinase kinase 6-like isoform X1, with the protein MKTKTPLNLNLKQLKLNVPAQEANIKSFLTASGTFHDGDLLLNQIGLRLISEEKETPDQSSDSKELNFEITLEDLETIKVIGKGSGGVVQLVRHKWVGTLFALKVIQMNIQEEIRKQIVQELKINQAAQCPHVVVCHHSFYHNGAISLVLEYMNRGSLADVIGQVNTILEPYLAVVCKQVLQGLVYLHNKKHVIHRDIKPSNLLVNHEGQVKITDFGVSASLASSMGLRDTFVGTYNYMSPERISGSTYDYSCDIWSLGLVVLECAIGRFPYMQSEDQQSWPSFYELLEAIVESPPPSAPPDQFSPEFCSFVSACIQKDPQHRSSCLDLLSHPFIKKFEDKDIDLEILVGSLEPPVNFAR; encoded by the exons ATGAAGACTAAGACGCCattgaatttgaacttgaaGCAGCTGAAGCTCAATGTCCCAGCTCAAGAAGCCAACATCAAGTCCTTTCT GACTGCCAGTGGCACATTTCATGACGGCGATCTGCTTCTGAACCAGATAGGATTGCGGCTTATATCTGAAGAGAAGGAGACCCCA GATCAATCTTCTGACAGTAAGGAGCTCAACTTTGAAATTACATTGGAAGACCTTGAGACTATCAAAGTTATCGGGAAGGGAAGTGGTGGTGTAGTACAACTTGTTCGTCATAAATGGGTCGGAACACTATTCGCCTTGAAG GTGATCCAGATGAACATACAAGAGGAAATTCGTAAACAGATTGTGCAGGAGCTAAAAATAAACCAAGCAGCACAATGTCCACATGTGGTGGTTTGTCACCACTCATTCTATCACAACGGGGCCATTTCTCTTGTGTTAGAATACATGAATCGGGGATCTCTTGCAGATGTGATCGGACAAGTTAATACAATTCTTGAACCATATCTTGCAGTCGTTTGTAAACAG GTTTTACAAGGTCTTGTCTATCTGCATAACAAAAAGCATGTAATACATAGAGACATAAAACCGTCCAACCTGCTTGTAAACCATGAAGGGCAGGTAAAGATTACTGATTTCGGTGTGAGTGCTTCACTAGCTAGCTCTATGGGTCTAAGAGACACATTTGTTGGTACTTACAATTACATGTCG CCGGAGAGAATTAGCGGGAGTACTTATGACTATAGCTGTGATATTTGGAGTTTAGGTTTGGTGGTACTGGAGTGTGCTATCGGGAGGTTTCCTTACATGCAATCTGAAGATCAACAAAGCTGGCCAAGCTTTTATGAGCTTTTGGAGGCAATTGTGGAAAGTCCACCACCTTCAGCTCCTCCGGATCAGTTCTCCCCCGAGTTCTGTTCTTTTGTGTCTGCCTG CATAcagaaggatcctcaacacagATCATCATGTTTGGACCTTTTG AGTCACCCGTTCATCAAGAAGTTCGAAGACAAAGACATTGATCTCGAGATTCTGGTTGGCAGCTTAGAACCTCCTGTAAATTTTGCTAGATAG
- the LOC103400733 gene encoding mitogen-activated protein kinase kinase 6-like isoform X2, whose amino-acid sequence MKTKTPLNLNLKQLKLNVPAQEANIKSFLTASGTFHDGDLLLNQIGLRLISEEKETPDQSSDSKELNFEITLEDLETIKVIGKGSGGVVQLVRHKWVGTLFALKVIQMNIQEEIRKQIVQELKINQAAQCPHVVVCHHSFYHNGAISLVLEYMNRGSLADVIGQVNTILEPYLAVVCKQVLQGLVYLHNKKHVIHRDIKPSNLLVNHEGQVKITDFGVSASLASSMGLRDTFVGTYNYMSVWWYWSVLSGGFLTCNLKINKAGQAFMSFWRQLWKVHHLQLLRISSPPSSVLLCLPAYRRILNTDHHVWTF is encoded by the exons ATGAAGACTAAGACGCCattgaatttgaacttgaaGCAGCTGAAGCTCAATGTCCCAGCTCAAGAAGCCAACATCAAGTCCTTTCT GACTGCCAGTGGCACATTTCATGACGGCGATCTGCTTCTGAACCAGATAGGATTGCGGCTTATATCTGAAGAGAAGGAGACCCCA GATCAATCTTCTGACAGTAAGGAGCTCAACTTTGAAATTACATTGGAAGACCTTGAGACTATCAAAGTTATCGGGAAGGGAAGTGGTGGTGTAGTACAACTTGTTCGTCATAAATGGGTCGGAACACTATTCGCCTTGAAG GTGATCCAGATGAACATACAAGAGGAAATTCGTAAACAGATTGTGCAGGAGCTAAAAATAAACCAAGCAGCACAATGTCCACATGTGGTGGTTTGTCACCACTCATTCTATCACAACGGGGCCATTTCTCTTGTGTTAGAATACATGAATCGGGGATCTCTTGCAGATGTGATCGGACAAGTTAATACAATTCTTGAACCATATCTTGCAGTCGTTTGTAAACAG GTTTTACAAGGTCTTGTCTATCTGCATAACAAAAAGCATGTAATACATAGAGACATAAAACCGTCCAACCTGCTTGTAAACCATGAAGGGCAGGTAAAGATTACTGATTTCGGTGTGAGTGCTTCACTAGCTAGCTCTATGGGTCTAAGAGACACATTTGTTGGTACTTACAATTACATGTCG GTTTGGTGGTACTGGAGTGTGCTATCGGGAGGTTTCCTTACATGCAATCTGAAGATCAACAAAGCTGGCCAAGCTTTTATGAGCTTTTGGAGGCAATTGTGGAAAGTCCACCACCTTCAGCTCCTCCGGATCAGTTCTCCCCCGAGTTCTGTTCTTTTGTGTCTGCCTG CATAcagaaggatcctcaacacagATCATCATGTTTGGACCTTTTG A